atataattgagTAGTTACACGCATGTACGCTTAATACTTAAAAATACTTTATTTATGTATTCTATAGTAAAAGGTGTCGCTTTCTTCGGACCAAAAAGTGAATTTGTTATATCTGGATCAGATTGTAGAGATATATTTGTTTGGGATAAGGAAACTGAAGTGATTATCAATTCGAtgcgtggaaacaaacgaggagtCGTACGTACCTTCATCAATTTAGTAAAGTTATAACTGAATGATAGatacatatttaatatttttctaacaGACAAATTGTTTGGAAACTCATCCTCATATTCCCGTTCTTGCTACAAGTGGGATAAGGTATGATGTGAAGATATGGGCCCCATCCAATGACCATCCTACCATTTTCGAACACTTTGATACTGAATTTATGGGGCGAAAAGTATAGAATACGAAGAGCATActtttataagttatagtagAAGAAGTATCGATTGGCGAATATAACTCGATAACGTCTTGTTTAATACTGAAGATTCATTTATATCATGGAATAGTGTATTCAAAATAGTGATACTCATGGGAATGACGACGATAATAACGTTAGAGATAGTCATCCACATAGAACAAAAAGACTGCAACGTTCTCCATACAAGAGGTATTGAATGAAACGTTTTGCTTTTCGTAAAATTAACATCTGCACGATATTTTGATGAATGATAAAACATTAAAATTATAGTAAAGAAACATAAATTAAACAGTTTCTTGATTTATTCTTTTTTACCAGTTTAGTAACTTATATATGTTGTATACatcacttcttcttcttcttattaatAATACTCTTGTAGTTCTAAGGACTAGCGTACGGACTGTTGTTAAGAACGTGTACAATATTAAGTGGTGATAAGGAACAAGACAGTTACATTTACTAAATTTTTACTCGATATACACGTTCATTTTTGCTCGATAATTCAAGTAAAAAATTTGAACTATCTTTGAACGAGTTGTTTAGTAATTATTAGTTTTGTAATCCTAGTGTGTACATTTAATTATTGTGAATAAAAATGCATTAAGCGGTTTCACAAAAGTGTTTAAAATTGTCACTAATTCTttcatatattaaaatatttatttgccCTGGATAACCAGCTTAAGGTACAGTAATACATTGCTTTTAGATGATTTttaagtataagtaaaagtaatTACGTAAAATAACGTTAGTCTGAAATATGGAAATGTAATGTATTGCCTATTAAATGTGTAACatgaaataaaacattttaaAAAGGACAAAAACGTGTTTTAAAAGATACCAATTGCATGAGCAAGAGCAGCATATATATGCAATGTTGTGGTACCTATGATAAAAGTAGTAACAGCTTTAACAATAAGTGTCAACCATGGGCCAGTTAGGAAAAGTGTAGTTAGGAAGTCCAAGATGAGTGATCTATAAATTGTGAGCACAAGCATACCAATGACTACAGGAACCAAACCACGTTTTAGATCGTGCCTTGACCACAACCACACAAGTGTTGCTGTTGTAATATGCTGCACCTATGcagtagaaataaaatatataaaccaGGATGTTACTGAACATAGAATTTAGCAATTTTGATACTTACTAAATTAATGTTAGATTCAAGACTCTCTTGAATGTATTTCCAATCAAATTCTGCTCCCCTAGCACCAACCCACAATAAGAGGAATCTCGTTAGAAGTACCTCTGCTCCAGCCCATCCAATTCCAGCTGTTAAAACTTTTGCGTGTCCTTTACCAGGAATACTGTTTAGTACCAGAAGGATTCCTACTAAATCAGCTAAGTCTATGGAAGATTTTAAAAACTCCTGAAAAGTAATGTCATTGAGATTCAATAGAACTTAAAAGAAACAGAATAAAAATACGTACGCCTACTAAATCAAAGCCTCCTTCCCCCACAGTATCAGCTGTAGGAAAGAATGTGGCGAATGCCAGCATTTTTACTAGTTGTGTGAAAATGTAAATACCTCCTGCTTGAATGCATTTCCAAAAAGCTCCGTATTCAGACCTGAAAATTTATAGACAAGAATCATCAT
The window above is part of the Megalopta genalis isolate 19385.01 chromosome 2, iyMegGena1_principal, whole genome shotgun sequence genome. Proteins encoded here:
- the LOC117220883 gene encoding BOS complex subunit TMEM147 — translated: MTLYHFGNCLALVYVPYYLTYKYSGLSEYGAFWKCIQAGGIYIFTQLVKMLAFATFFPTADTVGEGGFDLVGEFLKSSIDLADLVGILLVLNSIPGKGHAKVLTAGIGWAGAEVLLTRFLLLWVGARGAEFDWKYIQESLESNINLVQHITTATLVWLWSRHDLKRGLVPVVIGMLVLTIYRSLILDFLTTLFLTGPWLTLIVKAVTTFIIGTTTLHIYAALAHAIGIF